In the genome of Primulina eburnea isolate SZY01 chromosome 13, ASM2296580v1, whole genome shotgun sequence, the window gacgtagaaaactcaaagatatataatttttgtgttttgagttttgataaATTTATTGGTTTGAGTGGTTCATATGTATTAATTATCGTTTTTGTTATCTTTTATAAACTCAATGATTTCATACGTTTCCAATACCTTAGATATAAGTTAATGATGATATTACGGTGAGAGGATCCGCATCATAATTATAAAACAGTTATTACCaaaattttacccaaaaattataAGTGTGAATTTCTATACACTTCTAATTTCTTGTAAAATATCGGCGTTGACTTTTTCTCTGAGTATGTATTAACATAAGTTAAGttagttttaaatttataaatatttgtcataatttgaattaaatcatgAGATTGAATAGTATAATATGTCGTAATTGTTAACTTTAGTGTTCGtaagttaattttttaattatactTGCATAAGTTATTAATATTGTTATTAGTTTGAAAATACGAAACGTTTCAAGTCCCATTCTTTACTATTTTGGTTTTGCTATATCAAATTTGTCATTATTGTTATTATCATCATCAAAtatgttaattattattttaatataagtAATATATCCAAATATTAGTCTTATTATTTAAGAAAGTATAAAGAAGATTTTTTTATATCTAATACAACAAATCACATCTTGATGGACGTGATTTTCTTAAATCCCATAAAATCACGTCAATTGAAGTGGTGTGACTCTACTTTTTATCAAGTCCACCCAATCATTGTGTTACTGTATAAACATATGTTTTTCAACTTATGATCTTAAACACTGAAAATTATTTGTTGTGTTTTGCGGTAAACGGTTAAAAAGCCCGACGAGAGTCTCTTTTCCTACGTTAATTAGGTTGCCCTAATCAATCAAAGCCCGACGAGAGTCTCTTTTCCTACGTTAATTAGGTTGCCCTAATCAATCAGCTATGCAAGGTGACAAGTGAACTATAAATGCTTCCGACTCAGCGCAATGCCATTGAATAGAAAGAGCACGTAGCATGACACATATGTCTGCAGTCTCTATGCCAAGTAAACATCGTATTTAATGGCAAAGGCCTCGTAAGTTCTTAGTTACTGTACAATTATGCCCACACAATCTTGCGGGAATCTTTGTTCCTACGTCTTCTTCCGGATTTCTATTTCTTAAATAgcaacaaattaataaattagccagaaaataaaatcatgttgtgGTGTACTTTGAGACAGACATGCATCTTTTCCCACCCATATCAATCCAAGAAGGAGCGAGACTATTAGGTCTCCGATCGAGTTACAAAAGCGACATTACATACAAAAGTTCAGTACTGAACTTTACGGATTTAGATTTGCTTGCGTTCGAGCTAGGACTCGAGTTTGGATAGAAGAATTTGAagttatgaatttcaaagatATGGATGATTATACAATTTGATTGATTGTATTAATTTATGTTGGTGAACTTTATATTCATCCGTtgatcgatattgattatgatatatttGAAATACAACAATTATGATGTTATTtcaaattcatattcaattcaaatCATTCattccaaaatcaaattctaCCATCCAAGTGCGACATGAAATAATTGTATCAAACAGATAATTGTTTATTCATCCTGCCTGGATCCTTTCTGGCCAATATTTAGTTCGAATGAAATCCCAAATATACATACGAAACATATCAAAAGTCTCGTTATAGTAAAATATGataataatctttaaaaataaaaaataaaaaataccaTCGGATTTGGATCGGCGTATCTCATGATCCCTCCTCCCAACCCGGTCGAAGTGTTTAATatcatttaatataatattccTCTTAATTAATGGAAGaagaatttataatatttttatcaagTAATAATTAAAGTCGTTATCTTttgtattaattatttaaccaTTACATCACATGGAAATTGATTACACGGAGCTAATGTAGCAATGTGTAGTAttttaattttgtgagacgatctcttatttaaatcatcaatgaaaacatatttttttatgctaagattgttattttttatcgtgaatatgagaatatcggtaggattgactcatctcacatataaaaattcgtgagatcgtctcacaagagacttattcaataaaatattaaacaaaaatATGCGTtctgtttgacgattttatggaTACTTTTTATGAGACGAGTTTACTTCTCGTATTAAAACtgcaaaataataattataacataaaattaatatttttttatgattaaattatgattcaaATTGTATTATTAAATTGACATGTATAACGACGTAATTTTTTGTGTGTAAATGTATATTTTCACACCCCCCGTCTACCAAAAATACTGGTCCCCACTCTAATGCGTCCCTCGTTAAATACTTAAATCCCCATGTTAGCAAAGCCACACTCCCACACAACACAGACAGACATGGAAACAGAGGGTGTTGGAGACTACTATTCCAGTTTGTTTCTCACACCTAAGCTTCCATTGTTGAATATAATGCCTCCCACCCCCAACTCGCCTCAGCGCTCAGGTAAAATACACAATCTTCTCGTCTCTGTTAAGCTTAATCTAATCGCGATTACTGGTTCTAACCATTATTCCATGCTTCATGACATCAGGAACGGCTACTCCGCCGCTGCAGACGTTAGTGTCGGTGCCGTTCAAATGGGAAGAGGAACCCGGAAAGCCACGACCCTGCACGGCTCTCATCGCTCTACCCGAACCCGCTGCCAAATTCTTGGAGCTTCCACCCTGTAGGATGCCGTTGATCATGGAGCCCACCAACAAAATCACCAAAACGCCCTCCCCAACCACGGTTCTCGACGGCCCTTACAATCTCGCTCGCCCAAAGTTCTCTTCGTTCAGATTCTTTATGGAGAACCACGATTCCTTCGACAGTTACAGCAGCGCCAGTCCCGAGAGTGCGGTGGACGACATCTGGATTGGGAAGAAGAGCAACGGAAGGCGAAGAGGAACCGGGTTTTTGAAATGGAGGGGTGGTACAAAGGAAGCAATTGGCGGGGACTTTATAGGGTTCTCCTCGTCCTCCATTGCTAGCTGTGACAGTGATACTGAGAGCTGCAAGAAGGTGAAGATGGAAGGGAAGCTGAGAAGAATTGGGAGCATCTCCACCGTCTCTGATGCTAGGCCAACCACTCACCTCTGGGTAAGTTTcactttttttttacataattaTTCTCTATTCTAAAATTAAAATCTTGGAGTGGAGTATGATCTCATGAATATATTGTACTGAAATAAAGTTCAAGAACCTATTCTACATTACAAAAGCAAGTCGGAAAACTAAGTTGCGGCGGCGATCAGGCGGCCCTGATCAATCGGTAAAGCGTAGACTTTTCCCTCCCCCAAAAAATTTAACTATAAATTATTGTTACACAGTAGGTTAAAAATTGATTAGGGCGGGTCAATATGCAAGAAAATAAATGTTGAGTGGGTACAGGTTTCTGCTTTAGTGGCCCCGCGACAACTCTGAAATTAAAGGAATTTAACTGGGTGGAAAATTACTACTAATTATTGTTTGCTCTTTTCATGATtgaactttaaaatattttattacataGTATCTAAAGCTGGATTTCTAACTCGCATTGCATTTCGATCTTAACTTCAGGCTGCTATATATGAAGGTATAAAGCAAGTTATACCATGGAAGAGTGCCAAGAAATCGCACAAGTAGTATCCAGTTTGAAGCAGTAGTATTGCTATAGTATTTGAAAATGGCATCTGTTGTAAAGCTTTACGTTTAGCATATTATATCCGCATTTTGTAATTGACGTActctatatataatatattcatataataaAGTTTACTTTGTGCTCAAAAAGTCTTCGAGACTCTGCAATAGATATAGGTCTAGGTCACGAGGGGGTCCATGCGAACCATTTTTCCTGGTCAAATTGGGAGATGATTGGAATTTGAAATGGGAAATAAAGGCACCCAATGATAGTCAGAAATTATGGAAATGCATAAATCAAGGTTATAAAATTCCAAGACGTAACGCTACGTCAGATCATCGCTTCACGTCTAGATCCCATAGGCAGAGACATACAACTAAGACAGATCTCATAATATCAAAACATCATAAGatgaaatttatatattaaattaaaccaacaaatcacttttttaaaaaaaaaatacacaaaaaatgataatttttcgAGCGCCTAGTGCTGCCTAGGCTTTTTTATCGCCTATGCTAGTCGACTAATACATTTTCGGGTACGGTTGGCCGAGGCTTATGCCGAATTTAAGAACACCCGCACAAACGAATAACAAGTGAAAGATTGATAAAAATGCTAGGAATAGCGATCAACCAAACATTTATTCTGGCCTCCGATCAAaacagaaaaaaatttaaaaagagaGAGAAACGTTGCCGATTATGTCCTTGCATTGTTTCAATTCTCAACCCTGTTTCTTGCTGGTCATACCGGCAACTACCTGCGAAGGAAAAAACCAAAGTCAGCTGGGTcataaaaaagatttattaaTATGGAAATAAATGCTGAACTCTTTAGGCGAAATTAAAGAAGCAGAGACGGACAAAAATGACAAATTATTATCATGAAACATGTCCACATGCATCATCAAATAATATCGGCCCAGAACTCCAATGCAGGTAAATTGAAGAGAATCAATACTTCATTATTCGTGCCAGCAATTAATGTCAACGGTTATTTCATTTTCCTGCAAAGGCTTGCCATGCATATATGTGTCTTAAATGATATGTCATGAATAATTGAATATAATTGAGGATGCCTCCGATAATAGAACATGCATACATGTTGACATCTAACTACACCTCCCACCCCCCCTAGCCAGCATGTCCATAACCTGTGCATGCTGTGCCTCCATTAATTACAGTAATTACAGTTGTATCTGAAAAACAAAGCAAAGTAGTTCTCCCTATAATTAGCAACATGGCCTCGGTACCCACCACCACTCCATATCATTTTCACGTTTCAGAAATAGATCATAAAACTTTTTAAGGTTCTAAGACAGACTCAATACGACATATCATCAGAAGCTCATGCCCAATACAAGAAGAGAAAAAGACATCGATTGGATATATCATGTCGTGGATTATTTTTACTTCAGTATGTGTCACTGACCACCATCAACCAACTCGGAAATTTCAATTTTCTGTCTAAAATACACTTGAGCAGATGGATCGCTAATAAGTATTCTACACCCATTCATAATTAATTGGAGAATTCGGGATTATTGGATATGAAGTGACACCTAGTCTGAGTGAATGCTAAAGTGGTTAGTGACAACGAGTCAAGGAGAACATATAAAGATAGATCATACTGCAGGTCGATTTTACGAATTCCTAAATTTTTTCAGGGAAGCATCTATGTAGGAAAAGTTCCATATGGTATAAAAAAATGGTAGCACTATCGTAATGACAAGTATCGATGTGTCTGCAACAGCATGCATTGTGGGGAGCATTGGTAGGAAAACAAGAAGATTTcacaaaaataagaaaacaatATTGTGTTTGGGTGCGGGTGTTACAGTAACTATAAGGTCAACCACGGTTGAAATGTTAATTGTGATTGTCAAATAACAAAGTGATAGAAGAATTCAAGCGAGCCATGAAAAACATACTGGCACCACAAACCAGAACATATATGGGCTGACTCCACTGCAAAGTACaggaaaaaatatttcatgaaaatgtGATAAAATATTTCAATTCATCAGGAGGTTATGGCATCCTTCTCCTTCCAGGATGGAAACGTAAGCTATTTAGAAGGTACATGAAAGACTGAAAGTAGTAAAATATAACCGCATATAATCGATATTTTATGAACATCACTGGCGAATATGATCATCCTAAATACACATGATCTACATCTAGCAAGATAATTAGAAGGCTATGCAAGTGAGAATGTCCCTGAACAGCAACAGGCGAGAAGCAATTCACTTACATCCCTTAAAGCAGGTTGAGGTACTTGCTTTGACGTTTCCAGAGAGTCCAAGATAGGTCTTACTACAGCCGGAAGGAAGAGTCCTGCAGCCATCCAAATTAGAGTACTGAGATGATAAATCATAGATCTTCACATAGTAAAAGTATATCGATGGTTTGCATCAAATACAGGTTCAGCATAATGTTTCAATGCATTGTGGTTTAAACCTCAAGAGTGATAAATCCCTATCATTTATAGCACTTCTGTTGAAAGGCTGTAAATACTAAGAATACAACAACATTAGGAGGTAGGAGTGATATGATTACATACACTCAACATATATCGAAACTTTGCCACATTATATAAACAGAGAAGGATAACAACATTATTTTCGCTCATCCTCACACAGATTTGTAGAGTAGCACACCCCACAGGTTTTTCCCAAATTGTAGTTCAGGAAAAACACCATAAATTCATCCCAGCTGCATTGTCATCAATAACTAAAAATACACCTCATCTAGTTGAGTCACCTAGAGCTGCCACAAATGGCAATTCGCTCCAGTTTCCCGTCAAGATATTAGGGTTCCTCAAAAGTTAATTAAAACTTCTAATGTTTTTTTCCCGGAGAGTTCCAATCTTTAATCCCAACTTCAATTATCCGTAAATCTGATCCCAAAATCACCGATAAGTTCCACAAAATGAAGCAACAAGAAAGCGTATGCATATAAACATGGCTTTACAATACAACAAATCAAATCGAAAAAAACACGTACAAATAGATAAATCTACAAGTAGTTGTACGTAAATTTATACACAAGAATTTAAGTGCTCACCAACGCCGGCGATGAGGCAAGAAGCGGCAACAACAGGCTCTTCGGCTACGAAAATTCTCAGCTTTTCCATCACCGGCATTTTTGATCGATTTTATACGCCTTATTTTTAGTCCTAGTTTTGTTGTTCTTCCCCGCTGCTTCGACCTCACTTTTCAATAAGGCAGGCTTCAGATTTTCGGTATAATCCGGTCGGATTCCCGAATCTGGTTGACAAGAGGACACGATTTCACAATATGGGCTACTTAAACGGGCTAAGAGTATGGGCTGATGGGCCCTAATTATCCACTGGATTGGATAGTTGATTACCTAATAGGCTAATATTATTCTTTTTCGTTCCATTAATAAAAAAACACCAATGAAACCTTACGACGGAATAGAATTCAATTTTATAGATTTCAAAGAAAATTACTTGTTATGTATAATACTTACTTCCAGACAAAATATATTGCAAAATTTCATTTTATTCTTTGACTGACTGCCTATAACTTAACATCCGCtaattttagtttaattttttcCGTAATCTCCCATAACTTTACTTCCATTAATTCTCTCCaacttaataaattttattataattttaacgAATAAAAATATTCCACATCGATCAGaagccaaatgtttcagaatgaCAACTGAAAATATATATACTAATGAATAACACACATGAAAGAGGATTTGGGAGGTGGCAAGAAAACATATACATGTACACGGAAATGGGGGAAGTACATACATCTTATAAAGGCTAAGTAAACCTAAAGCCTCAAAACTCTGGAAGACGCAAGCATCCGGATTAATTCACCAAGCCGGTAACAGCCACCCGATGGtccatcccagtataaatccgGCACCAACTAAACCCATTCCTAATGCCAAAATGACTGCATATTTGTTGACATCGAACGGATGGCGACATGATCGTTTCTGTTTTCTGGTGGCATACTTTTGCTCGCTTTTCATCACTTTCCCAGTTGTTCGAGAAATCCAAGGCATTGTTATTGGGAAAACTGTGGAATCTGGGTCACTTTTGTTGTTCTTGAATTGGAAGTACATGTTCTCCAGTTGCAGAAGTTGGAGCCACTGTCTATACATGAACAGCTGTGATGCCTGCCTAAGAACAAGCTTGAGAACGTCCTGTTTCTCCACACTCGCTTGTTTTGCTACTTTCTCGGCTTCCCTGGCTCGTGTCTGAGAATGACGAAGTGCTTGTAGAAGTTGAGAGTTTTTCATACCATTCTCCAATGTTTGCATCTCTGACATCCTTTCTTGCATTGGGCTATCCCTGATTTAGGGCCACAAAAGTCGACGTGTGACATTACGAATATGTATATGAACTCAAAAGAAAGCTGATATGCAAGAACTTGCAAGAATCTCCCTATTTAGACTACATGAGGAAATTCTAAAAGTTTGATAAGTTATCCAACTCCCAAGACATGAATGTGTCCAAAAGGAATGGTATTACTAATTTAAAACATAAGCAAATAGATTACCTTATTTTCTTAACTTCAGCAGACATCCTAAGCTTTTTGCAGACACCCCGGCAGCTGGGCTGCCTGATGTGTATTTATGAGCAGTTAAATGGTAGTGACCCCCAGCATTCAACGACTTACGATCTGGAGATGAGGTGGAAATTCCATCATGACTAAATCCGTATATATAAACATCCACATCCTTCTTGACACAAGTGTTCTGTGGTGCGGGAAGGtcacaattttgtaccaaatcATGCGACCTTTGTGAAACTAACAAAGCCAACTCTTCTGTATCTGTTGTTCGCCACCATGGAATATTTTTCTCTGTTCCAATCCAAGGAAATTCGGAACTCAAATAATGCTCACTGCAGTCTTTATTACCTAGAGCTTTTAACTCTTCATCCTTAACTATAAGATCTTTCTTTTCACAAGTGGCAAAAACTCTACATTGATTATCAAAGGAATCTTTGGTGTGTTCATTCTGATCAATGGTACCAAAATAATCTTCTTTCTTCACAAGGATATCAGGAGCTATCACGCATTTGACAGGTTTCCTTGTCAGGTTCGAGGGTATTAAGATTGTCACCCACCAATCCCTTCTGATACCCATTACTCGGCTTCATCTGAAGCCACCATCTTGAACAGGGGGATGAGTTAGAATATGAAGGATTCTGATTACAAGGTATAGAGCATGTGGTCGGGATCTCTTGACCACCACCAGCACTTGCGAGCTCTGTGTCAGTCTGTTTGACAGAGGGTGGTGCCGATGAACAACAAGCCAATTTTGGTGCTCTTTTTGCATCTTCTTGCATTAAGCATCGGTTGGCAGTTCTCTGCCAAGCAGCTCTTACTTCAGCTAGCGCCATTATTCACTCATTCTTAAAAATCAAAGTAAAAGAAAATCGTTTGTAAATATGCATTGGCAGTTTCACTTGAAAATAAATGAACAAATGAACGCAAAGTAGATCAGTCTCACAAAAGCACTTCAAGATAAGGCTACACTGAgacacaaattaataaattccgACATAAGCCGTTGTAAACATAGTTTGAAACACTACACAAATTCCAGACTCTAGGCTCCCAAGTAGAGACTTCGCCACCTTAACAAATTATTCAAAATCCCTCTTTTCAATTGGGTAAGAATAGTTCATCAAAAATCTAGGTGACTTGAATGCTGACTGTATTGCTAGGTCTACACAAATAGATTAAAAAAAGACCCAAAATTTCTGCAAATTGTCATCAATTCAAGCAAAATAACATGCTTTAACTCCGGTTTATCCGTGAAAAAGAAATCAAAAAACAAAAGCCTTTACTCAAAATCAAAGCAATCCATAAACTGGTAGTAATTCCACAGCATTAAGTATCACATAACAGAAAGGTAATAATCAAAATCCCGAGGTTCGAAGTTACATACAGTTGCTCTAAAAACAAAGCAAAAAGGGAGAGAAGCAGAGACAGAAACTGTAAACATTATTCCATGCATGTAAATACTCatcatcaaaactatatatGCAAATATAAGTCATCGACTGAAAACTCATAGCAATCAATTGAAGAACTAACAGAACACATAAATCACAAACCCAGATCTTGAATGGCAGAATTAACAACAAAAATCAGCTATAAAAAACAAACATGACACACGCACACAGATACGTATATAAAAGCGATGGCAGAGGCCACAGAGAAACCTGTAAACAAAAATCAAAGTAAACAGGATGAGACAGTAGAAGAACAGGAAAAGTGGTTCGGATCCGAACAATAAATTGTAAAAGATAGCGATGTTTCTACAGAAATCGGGCAAGAGAGTAGTTTTGCTTATTTCTGTTTTTTCGCCTCGTCCGATTAACAGTTATCAGGACAGTGGAGGTTTGCTAACTGCGAACTTACGTGCAACATTGTCGCCCGAATGAGATGTCGGGTTATTATCGCTCTTACGCAGCTAAATATTAAATTTCATCTTTAATTTTCTTTGTAGCCATTAATTTTGATGCTAATTTACTTTGATGTTAAACTAAGCAAACATTatgcctatatatatatatataattaattaatatgtgTATAATAAGTTTCGtcgtaatattttttaaataaataatatcattAGTCA includes:
- the LOC140809366 gene encoding uncharacterized protein At4g00950-like, with translation MLAKPHSHTTQTDMETEGVGDYYSSLFLTPKLPLLNIMPPTPNSPQRSGTATPPLQTLVSVPFKWEEEPGKPRPCTALIALPEPAAKFLELPPCRMPLIMEPTNKITKTPSPTTVLDGPYNLARPKFSSFRFFMENHDSFDSYSSASPESAVDDIWIGKKSNGRRRGTGFLKWRGGTKEAIGGDFIGFSSSSIASCDSDTESCKKVKMEGKLRRIGSISTVSDARPTTHLWAAIYEGIKQVIPWKSAKKSHK
- the LOC140808940 gene encoding uncharacterized protein, producing the protein MPVMEKLRIFVAEEPVVAASCLIAGVGLFLPAVVRPILDSLETSKQVPQPALRDVVAGMTSKKQG
- the LOC140810500 gene encoding LOW QUALITY PROTEIN: uncharacterized protein (The sequence of the model RefSeq protein was modified relative to this genomic sequence to represent the inferred CDS: deleted 1 base in 1 codon), yielding MALAEVRAAWQRTANRCLMQEDAKRAPKLACCSSAPPSVKQTDTELASAGGGQEIPTTCSIPCNQNPSYSNSSPCSRWWLQMKPSNGYQRDWWVTILIPSNLTRKPVKCVIAPDILVKKEDYFGTIDQNEHTKDSFDNQCRVFATCEKKDLIVKDEELKALGNKDCSEHYLSSEFPWIGTEKNIPWWRTTDTEELALLVSQRSHDLVQNCDLPAPQNTCVKKDVDVYIYGFSHDGISTSSPDRKSLNAGGHYHLTAHKYTSGSPAAGVSAKSLGCLLKLRKNFLMDSPMQERMSEMQTLENGMKNSQLLQALRHSQTRAREAEKVAKQASVEKQDVLKLVLRQASQLFMYRQWLQLLQLENMYFQFKNNKSDPDSTVFPITMPWISRTTGKVMKSEQKYATRKQKRSCRHPFDVNKYAVILALGMGLVGAGFILGWTIGWLLPAW